From the Treponema sp. J25 genome, one window contains:
- a CDS encoding methyl-accepting chemotaxis protein gives MKYSIRKKMYLWLLLPVMVLLALIGSITFGVTRLITEKIIKDSALETAVHATQRIDVVFKNYRTRVEQLARDPRISSLDWNRFMEVAVEEKAYDSFLEGLILVYPDGSARSSDGQYLQVNDRDYYQEIFSRQKSVVMSNAIISKTSGNPVIVAGTAIKDRYAQSTKAMIGLLIDLNYLSRIFTLTSDKSTTNILVDGKGLIVYHPDSQVRMRLKITEADAAGYRGLKLVGRRMINGEQGESVFWGPDKKLYHIFFMPLESLAGWSYGIIIPEKDLLQPAEQILWFVGFAFVGLSLVLAFLIFMASAFVSKPIRATREAIELLAQGEGDLRHRLSIHTQDELEEMGQKLNLFLDLIHTIVRSVKMTIQEMHTLGEELRANAVQTTAGAHQIAGNSANVKDRLLQQSAGITETLATTEQISRNIQSFLQMIETQNNHLKEVSRAIEEVVASITVVTLKTVQNHEAVAQLSQEAATGKDLLNEVEKLILRINQTSENMMEANTIIATIASQTNLLSMNAAIEAAHAGEAGRGFAVVAEEIRKLAENANEQSKTIAQVLRTVKELIEAAVEYTGQAQQKYGVIFEGIKAVGDQELEVKNAMTGQEQESRQVLLALKELNHITSEIRSGSEEIRLGSQAILEEMRRIMQGTAEIEAASKENADGAREILQAMEHLETLSTRNTEALAELDQLVGKFTV, from the coding sequence ATGAAATATTCCATTCGCAAAAAGATGTATCTGTGGCTATTACTGCCTGTCATGGTACTCCTGGCTCTTATTGGTTCGATAACCTTTGGAGTAACCCGGCTTATCACCGAAAAAATAATAAAGGATTCGGCCCTTGAAACCGCTGTTCATGCCACCCAGCGGATAGATGTGGTTTTTAAGAATTACCGAACGCGGGTAGAACAACTTGCGCGGGATCCCCGTATTTCATCTCTGGACTGGAACCGCTTTATGGAAGTAGCGGTAGAAGAAAAGGCCTATGATAGCTTCCTGGAGGGACTTATTCTGGTATACCCTGATGGAAGTGCCCGTAGCTCCGATGGTCAGTATTTACAGGTGAATGATAGGGATTACTATCAAGAAATCTTCTCTCGTCAAAAAAGCGTTGTTATGAGTAATGCTATCATTTCCAAAACATCGGGGAACCCTGTGATTGTTGCAGGAACAGCTATAAAAGATCGGTATGCCCAGAGTACCAAAGCAATGATAGGTCTCCTCATAGATTTAAATTATCTTTCACGGATTTTTACCCTTACGAGCGATAAAAGTACCACTAATATCTTAGTAGATGGAAAAGGCCTCATAGTTTACCACCCTGATTCGCAGGTGCGGATGCGTCTTAAGATTACCGAAGCGGATGCGGCTGGCTATCGGGGACTTAAACTGGTAGGCCGGAGGATGATTAATGGAGAACAGGGGGAAAGTGTTTTTTGGGGACCCGACAAGAAGTTGTATCATATTTTCTTTATGCCCCTAGAAAGTCTTGCTGGGTGGAGTTATGGCATTATTATTCCTGAAAAAGACCTCTTACAACCGGCAGAGCAAATTCTCTGGTTTGTGGGATTCGCCTTTGTGGGGCTTTCTTTAGTTCTTGCTTTTCTTATATTTATGGCAAGTGCTTTTGTGAGTAAACCTATCCGAGCAACCAGGGAAGCCATCGAGCTCCTTGCCCAGGGCGAAGGAGATCTGCGACACCGACTTTCTATTCATACCCAGGATGAACTGGAAGAGATGGGACAAAAATTGAATCTGTTTCTGGATCTTATTCATACGATTGTACGTTCTGTAAAGATGACCATACAGGAAATGCATACACTGGGAGAAGAATTGCGGGCAAATGCGGTCCAAACTACCGCTGGAGCCCATCAAATTGCCGGTAATAGTGCCAATGTGAAGGACCGACTTCTCCAACAGTCCGCTGGTATTACCGAAACACTGGCTACCACTGAGCAGATTTCTCGTAATATTCAATCTTTTTTGCAGATGATTGAAACCCAGAATAACCATTTGAAAGAGGTTTCCAGGGCTATCGAAGAGGTTGTTGCAAGCATCACGGTGGTAACATTGAAAACTGTCCAGAATCACGAAGCGGTTGCTCAGCTTTCGCAGGAAGCTGCTACCGGCAAGGATCTTCTTAACGAAGTAGAAAAACTCATTCTAAGAATTAATCAGACTAGCGAGAACATGATGGAGGCCAATACGATTATAGCTACTATTGCGAGTCAAACTAATTTGCTCTCCATGAATGCGGCTATAGAGGCGGCTCATGCGGGAGAAGCTGGAAGGGGTTTTGCGGTGGTGGCCGAGGAAATTCGAAAACTTGCGGAAAATGCTAATGAACAGAGCAAAACTATTGCCCAGGTTCTCCGGACTGTAAAAGAACTTATCGAGGCCGCAGTGGAGTACACCGGTCAGGCACAACAGAAGTATGGAGTTATTTTTGAAGGAATTAAAGCGGTGGGGGATCAGGAGTTGGAAGTAAAAAATGCCATGACCGGTCAAGAACAGGAATCCCGGCAGGTTTTACTTGCGTTAAAAGAATTAAATCATATTACCAGTGAAATCCGCTCTGGTTCAGAAGAAATTCGGCTGGGAAGCCAGGCGATCTTAGAAGAAATGCGGCGAATTATGCAAGGGACAGCTGAGATTGAGGCTGCCTCAAAAGAAAATGCCGATGGAGCCAGGGAGATTCTCCAGGCCATGGAACATCTAGAAACCCTGAGTACTCGAAATACGGAAGCTCTTGCTGAACTAGATCAATTGGTCGGAAAGTTTACGGTTTAA
- a CDS encoding methyl-accepting chemotaxis protein, whose protein sequence is MKVKLTIQKRMYLFLLAPVFVILCGVGFFSYSTALQADAQLITDYTGHIAEHVQENTDAFFVTYIERALHLARNPFIVKMNLEEVVPYLAQEKALDSNMAALFIGLPDGSVTYSDGNRTNLAERDYYKQIFQEKKPFVVSNPLISKSTGKPVVVVAAGIYEKGVSTPKGIIAFSLDLQKVSTITELNLGEGIYSFVADNKGTIVVHPNAGFVMKLNLLTSEQEGFRGLEPLAQRMVAGEIGIGRYVDNQGVKKLFFFRPLKSLPGWSFAIVLPEQVLVRSAQRVMWSVVLSYAGLAMLLGVLIFIVSRFISRSAQEARHAVADLARGEGDLTRRIHIRSRDELGEMAEHINKFLDLVHTIVTSIRTIVKDMRLLGEELQSNTVESAASAKQIAANTKHIQDQLISQSAGVSETLATVEQINRNIQSFLQMIETQTTSLGQASSAIEEMVANIASVAQSINRNQETLQNLVRDSDQGKELLNTVESVIHEIEKASEGMMEANTIIATIASQTNLLSMNAAIEAAHAGEAGKGFAVVAEEIRKLAENANDQSKSIAQVLQNVKDLVEQAVQSTTEAQNKIDSVFVGIKRVENQELEVKHAMDEQQEGSQQVLEAMKELNHITSEIRSGSEEIRIGSQTILEEMGRLMKGTQDIEEATHEMARGSDEIAQAMEHISGLTGKNTEALHRLDSLVAKFKIE, encoded by the coding sequence ATGAAAGTTAAATTAACAATTCAAAAACGCATGTATTTATTTTTATTGGCTCCTGTTTTTGTGATTCTCTGCGGTGTAGGCTTTTTTTCTTACTCTACGGCCTTGCAAGCCGATGCTCAGTTAATTACCGATTATACGGGACATATAGCAGAGCATGTACAGGAAAATACGGATGCTTTTTTTGTTACTTATATTGAACGGGCCCTGCATCTAGCCCGAAACCCCTTTATCGTAAAAATGAATCTGGAAGAAGTTGTTCCCTACCTGGCTCAAGAAAAGGCTCTGGATAGCAATATGGCAGCCCTTTTTATAGGGCTCCCCGATGGGAGTGTAACCTATTCCGACGGAAACCGTACCAACCTGGCTGAACGGGACTACTACAAGCAGATTTTCCAGGAAAAAAAGCCCTTTGTGGTAAGCAATCCCCTTATCTCAAAAAGCACGGGAAAACCGGTCGTTGTTGTGGCAGCGGGGATTTACGAAAAGGGTGTCTCTACCCCCAAAGGGATTATCGCCTTTTCCCTTGACCTGCAGAAGGTAAGTACTATTACGGAACTTAACCTGGGAGAAGGTATTTATAGCTTTGTAGCCGACAATAAAGGCACCATTGTGGTGCATCCCAATGCGGGTTTTGTAATGAAGTTGAATCTCCTTACCTCAGAACAGGAAGGCTTCCGAGGGCTTGAGCCCCTGGCCCAGCGCATGGTTGCTGGAGAAATAGGTATCGGCCGCTATGTAGATAATCAGGGGGTTAAAAAGCTCTTCTTTTTTAGGCCCCTCAAAAGTCTTCCAGGCTGGAGCTTTGCCATTGTACTTCCCGAACAGGTATTGGTTCGGTCAGCCCAGAGGGTGATGTGGTCAGTGGTTCTCAGTTATGCTGGTCTTGCGATGTTGCTCGGCGTGCTTATCTTTATAGTAAGCCGCTTTATCAGTCGTTCGGCCCAGGAGGCCCGCCATGCCGTGGCAGACCTTGCCCGGGGCGAGGGAGACCTTACCCGGCGCATCCATATCCGTAGCCGGGATGAACTTGGCGAAATGGCAGAGCATATCAATAAATTTCTGGATCTGGTGCATACTATTGTGACTTCTATTCGCACAATCGTAAAAGATATGCGCCTTCTGGGAGAAGAATTGCAGAGCAACACGGTAGAATCGGCGGCCTCTGCAAAGCAAATTGCGGCTAATACCAAACACATTCAGGATCAACTGATAAGCCAATCCGCAGGGGTAAGCGAAACTTTGGCCACGGTAGAACAGATAAACCGCAATATTCAATCTTTCCTTCAAATGATTGAAACCCAGACCACCAGTCTTGGTCAGGCTTCCAGTGCCATCGAAGAAATGGTGGCTAATATCGCATCGGTGGCCCAAAGCATTAATCGAAATCAGGAAACCCTTCAGAACCTGGTTCGTGATTCGGATCAGGGTAAGGAACTTTTGAATACGGTTGAATCGGTAATCCACGAAATAGAAAAAGCGAGCGAAGGCATGATGGAAGCCAATACAATTATAGCTACCATTGCAAGCCAGACCAATTTGCTTTCCATGAATGCGGCTATCGAAGCGGCCCATGCGGGAGAAGCCGGTAAGGGCTTTGCAGTGGTGGCTGAAGAAATTCGAAAGCTTGCGGAAAATGCGAATGATCAAAGTAAGTCCATCGCCCAGGTACTCCAGAATGTTAAGGACCTGGTAGAACAGGCGGTTCAGTCTACTACGGAAGCCCAGAACAAAATTGATAGTGTCTTTGTTGGTATTAAGCGGGTAGAAAACCAGGAACTGGAAGTAAAACATGCTATGGATGAGCAACAAGAGGGGTCTCAACAGGTTCTGGAAGCTATGAAAGAGCTTAACCATATTACCAGTGAAATTCGATCGGGTTCGGAAGAAATTCGTATTGGAAGCCAGACCATCCTTGAAGAAATGGGGCGCCTTATGAAAGGAACCCAGGATATCGAAGAAGCTACCCATGAGATGGCCCGGGGCTCCGATGAAATTGCCCAGGCCATGGAGCACATCAGTGGCCTTACGGGTAAAAACACCGAGGCCCTCCATCGTCTGGATAGTCTTGTGGCAAAGTTTAAGATAGAATAA
- a CDS encoding MoxR family ATPase has protein sequence MDNKNTEIEKQLEILQRIEKEVLQIFVGDLRIVRLAMLGLISGLHVLIEDIPGVGKSTLAMALARATGLDFARIQCTPDLLPADILGVNIWDQEGRKFVFKQGPIMAHFVLADELNRASPRTQAAFLEAMQEEQITLDGKTIPLPQPFFVIATQNPQNFVGTFPLPEAELDRFGLFFSIGYPAEKDEVLLLERWQGPKGIETINPITTIEEINRIRQQVQKVLVTPVIQQYIVSLCRATRNHPDIRLGASPRAALFLQQAARGRAYMEGRSFVIPEDVEAIAIPVLVHRLTVSSQVRLSGKGPEQVVRTIVQSIPKPTGL, from the coding sequence ATGGACAACAAAAACACAGAGATTGAGAAACAACTAGAAATCCTACAAAGAATTGAAAAAGAAGTCCTTCAAATTTTTGTGGGAGACCTCCGGATTGTTCGTCTCGCAATGTTGGGACTTATCAGCGGACTCCATGTTCTGATAGAAGACATCCCGGGGGTTGGCAAATCTACCCTTGCCATGGCCCTTGCCCGCGCGACGGGACTCGATTTTGCCCGTATCCAATGTACCCCCGATCTCCTTCCTGCCGATATTCTCGGCGTAAACATCTGGGATCAAGAAGGCCGGAAATTTGTATTCAAACAGGGGCCTATCATGGCCCACTTTGTTCTGGCCGACGAATTGAATCGGGCCTCTCCCCGCACCCAGGCAGCGTTCCTCGAAGCCATGCAGGAAGAACAGATCACCCTTGATGGGAAAACGATCCCCCTCCCTCAACCTTTTTTTGTAATAGCCACCCAGAATCCTCAGAACTTTGTGGGAACCTTTCCCCTACCCGAAGCAGAGCTCGATCGATTTGGGCTATTTTTTTCTATTGGGTATCCCGCTGAAAAGGACGAGGTACTTTTATTAGAACGCTGGCAAGGGCCCAAAGGTATTGAAACAATCAACCCCATTACAACTATCGAGGAAATTAATCGAATTCGGCAGCAGGTACAAAAAGTTCTGGTAACCCCCGTAATTCAACAGTATATCGTTTCTCTTTGCAGGGCCACCAGAAACCATCCAGACATTCGGCTGGGCGCAAGCCCTCGGGCAGCGTTGTTCCTGCAACAGGCCGCTCGCGGAAGGGCCTATATGGAAGGTCGAAGCTTCGTTATCCCTGAGGATGTAGAGGCCATAGCCATTCCCGTATTGGTCCACAGACTTACGGTAAGTTCCCAGGTGCGACTTTCAGGGAAAGGCCCAGAACAGGTAGTACGAACTATTGTACAGAGTATCCCAAAACCAACGGGACTGTAA
- a CDS encoding MFS transporter, translating into MKSEKEPILDKKMAILFIVLFGVISLFADMNYEGGRSVVGQYLKLLGTSAFALGLAAGLGEFVGYALRFVSGSIADKTRKYWLLIILGYTIGLTSLPMMAFFSGWQLAIIFLFLERVGKAIRKPAVDAVLSFASKQTGSGFGFGLHEAMDQLGAFLGPALFSLLLFTTKNGESLAGYRKGLLLLFIPAGIAVGTAIVARFLFPHPQKFELKTVRSVLGTTGYSREYWIIVAAAALLAMGITDFPLIGLHLKKTNGFVEEAIPLLYAGAMAVDAAAAIVFGFLYDRFGLKALLGLFVVEVFTAPLIFMGNIPLILAGMVLWGISVGTQESILRAAIGDWVDESVRGRAYGLFHTVFGFFWFVGSAIIGVFYDLWGALPLVIFSVITQLGALVLFSMLLVYRKKNQGAGK; encoded by the coding sequence ATGAAATCAGAGAAAGAACCCATATTAGACAAGAAAATGGCGATTCTGTTTATAGTTCTTTTCGGCGTGATAAGCCTTTTTGCGGATATGAACTATGAGGGTGGCCGCAGTGTGGTGGGCCAGTACCTTAAACTCCTGGGAACCAGTGCCTTTGCCCTGGGGCTTGCGGCGGGCCTTGGAGAATTTGTGGGATATGCCCTCCGGTTTGTCTCTGGTTCTATCGCCGATAAAACAAGGAAATACTGGCTTTTAATCATCCTGGGGTATACCATCGGCCTTACCTCTCTTCCTATGATGGCCTTTTTTAGTGGCTGGCAACTGGCTATTATCTTCCTTTTTTTAGAGAGGGTAGGCAAGGCCATTCGTAAGCCCGCGGTAGATGCGGTGCTTTCCTTTGCCTCTAAACAGACCGGCAGTGGTTTCGGGTTTGGACTCCACGAAGCCATGGACCAGTTAGGGGCTTTCCTGGGGCCAGCCCTTTTTTCTCTTCTTTTGTTTACCACAAAAAACGGAGAGTCCCTAGCGGGATACCGAAAAGGGCTACTCCTATTGTTTATTCCGGCGGGTATTGCGGTAGGAACCGCCATAGTGGCCCGTTTTTTGTTCCCCCATCCTCAAAAATTTGAATTAAAAACGGTCCGATCCGTCTTAGGGACAACCGGTTACAGTCGGGAATACTGGATTATTGTGGCGGCGGCGGCCCTCTTAGCTATGGGAATCACCGACTTTCCCCTTATTGGGCTTCACCTTAAAAAGACGAATGGTTTTGTGGAAGAGGCCATACCTCTTTTGTATGCCGGGGCCATGGCAGTGGATGCGGCGGCGGCCATCGTGTTTGGGTTCCTCTATGATCGTTTTGGATTGAAAGCCCTTTTAGGGCTCTTTGTGGTAGAAGTGTTTACCGCTCCTCTTATTTTTATGGGGAATATTCCGCTTATTCTGGCAGGTATGGTGTTGTGGGGAATCAGTGTGGGAACCCAGGAATCGATTCTGAGGGCCGCCATTGGCGATTGGGTTGATGAATCGGTTCGAGGGAGGGCGTATGGGCTCTTTCATACGGTGTTTGGATTTTTCTGGTTTGTGGGAAGCGCCATTATTGGGGTCTTCTATGACCTCTGGGGTGCCTTACCACTGGTGATTTTCTCGGTGATAACCCAACTGGGGGCCCTGGTGTTGTTCAGTATGTTGTTAGTGTATAGGAAAAAAAACCAGGGAGCAGGAAAATAA
- a CDS encoding HAMP domain-containing sensor histidine kinase, with the protein MKRFSFKLSGRIFQRVPRLKGKSLFIQTLLGFSVASLMVLGLFTLLLSWGISSSVKGWNESVNASIRRDTRDLLENLYRTKGLLTTVDIEHAVAPLINPNIYLYVEDALGNLLYLYRQGEQIRPGSDPGQGKNFLRRHGNTVTLETLDIQGKIVARFAAGTFGFNASESNARFLSTLTQTLWIGLGISLGISLGIAYGFSRILARQGRIVAQGLIAIKAGKRDVTFPADLVEELHTIAQTAQQLQERLTREEDLRKQWTADIAHDLRTPLSSLRGQLEGIIDGVLPVSNERLSHLYHEVLRLQQLVQDLAELSRIEAPEFKPQYHTIHCESLFSELLSRFDIPARERGFTLTGKWDLPSFEGDEKLLLRALSNLVHNALLYGTPGLLQLFFTKEKEGISISVCNQGTIAEEHIPYLFQRSYRADAARRTEGSGLGLAIVKAVAQAHGGTVEFKNTPQGTSVFTLYLHKKNTESP; encoded by the coding sequence ATGAAAAGGTTCTCTTTTAAACTCAGTGGTAGGATTTTTCAAAGGGTTCCCCGCTTAAAAGGCAAGAGTCTGTTCATTCAAACCTTGTTGGGTTTTTCCGTTGCCAGCCTTATGGTACTGGGACTTTTTACCCTCCTGCTTTCCTGGGGGATTTCTTCCTCCGTAAAAGGATGGAACGAATCGGTAAATGCCTCCATTCGACGGGATACCCGGGACCTTCTCGAAAACCTATATCGTACTAAGGGCCTTCTTACAACGGTAGATATCGAACATGCGGTAGCACCACTTATCAATCCAAATATTTACCTCTATGTAGAAGATGCCCTAGGAAATCTTTTATACCTCTATCGGCAAGGTGAGCAAATACGGCCAGGTTCAGATCCGGGACAGGGGAAGAATTTCTTACGCCGTCACGGAAATACTGTTACGCTTGAAACCCTCGATATTCAGGGAAAGATTGTCGCCCGTTTTGCCGCTGGGACCTTTGGGTTTAATGCATCTGAATCGAATGCCCGTTTTTTATCTACCCTGACCCAAACCCTCTGGATAGGATTGGGAATATCTCTTGGGATATCTCTGGGTATCGCCTATGGTTTTTCAAGAATCCTGGCCCGTCAGGGGCGTATTGTGGCCCAGGGGTTAATTGCGATCAAAGCAGGCAAGCGGGATGTTACTTTCCCTGCTGATCTGGTAGAGGAACTCCATACAATTGCCCAAACGGCTCAGCAACTACAAGAGCGGTTAACCAGGGAAGAGGACCTCCGTAAGCAATGGACCGCTGATATTGCCCATGACCTGCGAACCCCTCTTAGTAGTTTACGCGGCCAGTTAGAAGGGATTATTGATGGGGTATTACCTGTAAGTAACGAACGGCTCTCCCATCTTTACCATGAAGTATTGCGGCTCCAGCAATTGGTTCAGGATCTTGCAGAGCTGAGCCGGATAGAGGCTCCTGAATTTAAGCCCCAGTACCACACCATTCACTGTGAATCCCTTTTTTCCGAACTTCTTTCCCGCTTTGATATTCCTGCCCGCGAAAGGGGTTTTACTCTTACCGGAAAATGGGACCTTCCTTCTTTTGAAGGGGATGAAAAACTTCTTCTTCGTGCTTTAAGTAATCTTGTACATAATGCCCTTCTCTATGGTACGCCGGGACTACTTCAGCTATTTTTTACTAAAGAAAAGGAGGGAATTTCTATTTCCGTTTGTAATCAGGGGACTATCGCAGAGGAGCATATTCCATACCTTTTTCAACGTTCTTACCGGGCCGATGCCGCCCGGAGAACTGAAGGTTCCGGTTTGGGGCTTGCGATTGTAAAGGCTGTGGCGCAAGCCCATGGAGGAACCGTGGAATTTAAAAATACTCCCCAAGGAACCAGTGTGTTTACCCTCTATCTTCACAAAAAAAACACAGAATCTCCCTAA
- a CDS encoding response regulator transcription factor — translation MIYLVEDNPQIREVVSEYLKIKEYQVREFEGVSGVLESMQQHRPDLCILDVALPDGNGFALAKAIRQQYPGVPFIFLTARESESDRILGFEIGADDYVVKPFSPRELVLRVEAILRRSQSQKGNQGARTRWYLESDVLEIDEVSQKVLINGSECLLTSAEWKILSYLGRHPGQVFSREQLLGACLEYYYTGSERTIDTHIKNIRHKLGKEGWIETRRGFGYRFAGKVADSSQ, via the coding sequence ATGATTTATCTCGTGGAAGACAATCCGCAGATTCGAGAAGTGGTCAGTGAGTACTTAAAAATAAAAGAGTATCAGGTCCGGGAATTCGAGGGGGTCTCGGGGGTTCTAGAATCGATGCAACAGCACCGGCCAGACCTTTGTATTCTTGATGTGGCCCTTCCTGATGGCAATGGATTTGCCTTGGCAAAAGCGATACGGCAACAATATCCAGGGGTGCCTTTTATTTTTCTTACTGCCCGGGAAAGTGAATCCGACAGGATCCTTGGTTTTGAAATTGGCGCTGACGATTATGTGGTAAAACCCTTTTCACCCCGGGAACTGGTCTTACGGGTAGAAGCGATACTTCGGCGTTCTCAATCTCAGAAAGGGAATCAGGGAGCCCGTACCCGCTGGTATCTGGAAAGCGATGTTCTGGAAATTGATGAGGTTAGCCAAAAGGTGTTGATAAATGGCTCGGAGTGTCTTCTTACCAGTGCGGAGTGGAAAATCCTTTCTTATTTGGGCCGGCATCCTGGCCAGGTGTTTTCCCGGGAGCAGCTCTTGGGGGCCTGCCTTGAGTATTATTATACGGGCTCGGAACGAACAATCGATACCCATATCAAAAATATTCGGCACAAATTGGGAAAAGAAGGATGGATAGAAACTCGCCGGGGCTTTGGGTATCGCTTTGCCGGTAAGGTGGCGGACTCCTCTCAATGA
- a CDS encoding 4Fe-4S binding protein, with amino-acid sequence MPAKKKGVASKLRLGIQLMFLLLITLISVNHGLSETGIQIPFIGNPSLHGICPFGGVVSLYQLVTTGSLVQKVHEASVVLMALVFFLAVLFGPVFCGWVCPMGTVQELIGKLGKKLFKKRYNHFVPSRLDGYLRFLRYGVLVWVVYVTATSMKLVFSDVDPYYALFNFWTGEVPLTALIILGLTLIASLFIERPFCKYACPYGALLGIFNIFRIFGIKRNQNTCINCKACDRACPMNISVSTSTTVRHHQCITCLQCTSETACPVPATVELMAGNFSLEAKGAQKVSTEGGAQ; translated from the coding sequence ATGCCAGCAAAGAAAAAGGGCGTGGCTTCAAAACTACGGTTGGGAATTCAACTCATGTTTTTGCTTCTTATTACGCTTATTAGCGTGAACCATGGATTGTCTGAAACGGGAATCCAAATTCCCTTTATAGGTAATCCATCGTTACATGGGATTTGTCCCTTTGGTGGAGTGGTGTCTCTCTATCAACTTGTTACCACGGGGAGTCTTGTACAAAAAGTACATGAAGCTTCAGTAGTGCTCATGGCTCTTGTGTTCTTCCTGGCTGTTCTTTTTGGTCCCGTATTTTGTGGCTGGGTATGTCCCATGGGGACGGTGCAGGAACTTATCGGTAAACTGGGAAAAAAGCTCTTTAAGAAACGGTATAATCATTTTGTTCCCTCTCGTCTGGATGGTTACCTCCGGTTCTTACGGTACGGCGTATTGGTGTGGGTTGTGTATGTTACGGCCACTTCCATGAAACTGGTGTTTTCTGATGTGGATCCCTATTACGCTCTTTTTAACTTCTGGACCGGTGAAGTGCCCCTTACGGCGTTGATTATCCTGGGGCTTACTTTAATAGCCTCTCTTTTTATTGAACGGCCCTTCTGTAAGTATGCCTGTCCCTACGGCGCCCTCCTGGGAATTTTTAATATCTTCCGTATTTTTGGAATTAAACGGAATCAGAATACCTGTATTAACTGTAAGGCCTGCGATCGGGCATGTCCCATGAACATATCTGTTTCTACGAGTACAACCGTTCGTCACCATCAGTGTATTACCTGTCTTCAGTGCACCTCTGAAACGGCCTGTCCTGTGCCTGCTACGGTAGAACTTATGGCAGGGAATTTTTCTTTAGAAGCCAAGGGGGCGCAAAAAGTGTCCACAGAAGGGGGTGCCCAATGA